In Desulfobaccales bacterium, a genomic segment contains:
- a CDS encoding gas vesicle protein K: MKPAPPVLVESPALSDFSKIMQGDGLFPDQAPGGQVPRINLDQDNIKNSLGQLVLTLVKLLHELLERQGIRRIEAGSLTDAQIERLGLTLMKQSQEIDRLRREFGLEEADLNIDLGPLGQLL, encoded by the coding sequence ATGAAACCCGCGCCACCGGTCCTGGTTGAATCCCCGGCCTTAAGCGATTTCAGTAAGATCATGCAGGGCGACGGCCTGTTCCCGGACCAGGCCCCTGGGGGTCAGGTCCCCCGCATCAACCTGGACCAGGATAATATCAAGAACAGCCTGGGGCAACTGGTCCTCACCCTGGTGAAACTGCTCCACGAACTCCTGGAGCGCCAGGGTATCCGACGCATCGAAGCCGGGAGCCTCACCGACGCCCAGATCGAACGCCTGGGTTTGACCCTGATGAAACAGTCCCAAGAGATCGACCGGCTCCGCCGGGAGTTTGGGCTGGAAGAAGCTGACCTGAATATCGACCTTGGCCCCCTGGGCCAACTCCTCTAG